From the genome of Devriesea agamarum, one region includes:
- a CDS encoding glycine C-acetyltransferase, producing the protein MYTDLKSQLHAELDDIREAGTYKAERTLTTPQSAHVLAAMPGRSAQKVLNFCANNYLGLADHPDLIAAAKSSLDSHGFGMASVRFICGTQDTHVELERRVSEFLGTDDTILFSSCFDANGGVFESLFGPEDAIVSDELNHASLIDGIRLSKAARFRYRNADMDELRAQLETVRTLREGRGARRTVIVTDGVFSMDGYLAPLPEICDLADEFGALVLVDDSHAVGFMGATGAGTPEHFGVSDRVDLYTGTFGKALGGASGGYVSGHAEIIELLRQRARPYLFSNSLAPAIVAATLTALDLVAHSGDLRTRLFDNASLFRRRMSEEGFDLLPGEHAIVPVMFGDAALAGRIADSLLSHGVYVTAFSYPVVPQGKARIRVQLSAAHTPQDIEACVAAFVSARDEVMAADNC; encoded by the coding sequence ATGTACACCGATCTGAAGTCTCAGTTACACGCTGAGCTCGACGATATCCGCGAGGCGGGAACCTATAAAGCCGAGCGCACTTTAACCACGCCCCAGTCAGCGCACGTCCTGGCGGCGATGCCGGGACGTTCAGCACAGAAGGTCCTCAATTTCTGCGCAAATAACTACCTCGGCCTCGCGGACCATCCCGATCTCATTGCCGCAGCAAAGTCATCGCTGGACAGCCACGGATTCGGAATGGCGAGCGTGCGATTCATCTGCGGTACGCAGGATACCCACGTCGAATTGGAACGTCGCGTGAGTGAATTCCTGGGCACCGACGACACTATTTTGTTTTCCTCGTGTTTCGACGCCAATGGGGGTGTGTTTGAATCACTCTTTGGGCCGGAGGACGCGATTGTCTCCGATGAGCTCAACCATGCCTCCTTGATTGATGGCATCCGCCTATCGAAAGCAGCCCGGTTCCGTTACCGCAACGCCGACATGGACGAACTTCGCGCTCAGTTGGAGACGGTGCGCACCTTGCGCGAAGGGCGCGGGGCGCGGCGAACTGTGATCGTGACCGACGGTGTGTTTTCCATGGATGGTTATCTGGCTCCGCTGCCTGAGATCTGTGATCTCGCGGATGAGTTCGGCGCGCTAGTTCTGGTCGATGATTCGCATGCGGTCGGTTTTATGGGGGCAACCGGGGCGGGTACGCCGGAGCATTTTGGAGTGAGTGACCGGGTCGATCTCTACACCGGCACCTTCGGTAAGGCTCTCGGCGGTGCCAGCGGAGGTTATGTCTCCGGCCACGCTGAAATCATCGAGTTGTTGCGTCAACGGGCGCGCCCGTACCTGTTTTCCAACTCGTTGGCTCCTGCCATTGTGGCTGCGACCCTCACGGCTTTAGATCTGGTCGCGCACAGCGGTGATCTACGGACGCGCCTGTTCGATAACGCCTCCTTGTTCCGGCGCCGGATGAGCGAGGAAGGATTCGATCTGCTGCCCGGTGAGCACGCGATTGTTCCGGTGATGTTCGGTGATGCCGCTCTGGCTGGGCGCATCGCAGATTCCCTGCTCTCCCACGGCGTCTATGTCACAGCGTTCTCGTACCCGGTCGTCCCGCAGGGTAAGGCGCGTATCCGTGTGCAGTTGTCCGCCGCGCACACCCCGCAGGATATTGAGGCCTGCGTAGCCGCCTTTGTGTCGGCGCGCGACGAGGTGATGGCGGCGGACAACTGCTGA
- a CDS encoding PTS-dependent dihydroxyacetone kinase phosphotransferase subunit DhaM, with protein MTGIVIVSHSYPLARAAVDLASQMIPGSADLPIRIAAGIRRHSTSRETADAHETADTHDNADARECDPQPGPKSATDCGGGDNAQQWELGTDAAAIADAIQAVADAQGVLVLMDLGSAVLAAETALEFIDPDIAAKVQLSPAPLVEGLIGAVVAAASGADLDQVAEDANIAGEAKQEHLRTVTGNA; from the coding sequence ATGACCGGTATTGTGATCGTTTCTCACTCGTACCCTTTGGCACGCGCTGCTGTCGATCTCGCAAGCCAAATGATTCCCGGCAGCGCTGACCTTCCGATCCGCATTGCCGCTGGAATCCGTCGGCACAGCACATCACGAGAGACTGCCGATGCTCACGAAACCGCTGATACTCATGACAACGCAGACGCTCGAGAGTGCGACCCCCAACCTGGTCCCAAGAGCGCAACAGACTGCGGCGGAGGCGATAACGCACAACAGTGGGAGCTAGGCACCGACGCTGCGGCCATCGCCGATGCTATTCAAGCCGTGGCAGATGCGCAGGGTGTGCTGGTGCTGATGGATCTAGGCAGCGCGGTTCTTGCCGCAGAAACGGCCTTAGAGTTTATCGACCCGGATATCGCTGCCAAGGTGCAGTTATCTCCGGCGCCGCTGGTCGAAGGATTGATCGGGGCTGTCGTGGCAGCCGCGTCAGGCGCTGACCTTGACCAAGTCGCCGAGGATGCCAATATTGCCGGCGAGGCGAAACAAGAGCATTTGCGCACGGTCACTGGCAACGCCTAA
- the dhaK gene encoding dihydroxyacetone kinase subunit DhaK: protein MKKLINTADTVVADALRGMAAAHPHHLRVDHEHRVVLRATPKQRGKVALVSGGGSGHEPLHGGFVGYGMLDAACAGEVFTSPVPDQIIAATHAVDAGAGVLHIVKNYTGDVMNFEMAAEIVEAEHGVRVASVVVNDDVAVEDSLYTAGRRGVGLTVLVEKIAGAAAEEGQSLDEVAAIAQKVIDTGRSLGLALTSCTVPAHGKPSFDLPEDEIEIGIGIHGEPGRHRVPLAPAHDIAEQLIEPVLAEMPDADRVIMMVNGMGGTPLLELYLMSGEIDALLSKRGIHVERSLVGNYITSLDMAGCSLTVLPVSDELIRLWDAPVETPGMRWGR, encoded by the coding sequence ATGAAAAAGCTCATCAATACCGCTGACACTGTCGTTGCGGATGCCCTCCGGGGTATGGCGGCGGCCCACCCTCATCATCTGCGCGTTGACCACGAGCATCGCGTAGTTCTCAGGGCCACACCTAAGCAACGGGGCAAAGTGGCGCTGGTCTCGGGTGGGGGTTCTGGGCATGAGCCGTTACACGGCGGCTTCGTCGGATACGGGATGCTAGATGCCGCCTGTGCAGGAGAAGTTTTCACGTCCCCAGTCCCGGACCAGATTATTGCTGCGACGCATGCAGTCGATGCGGGTGCTGGAGTTTTGCATATCGTGAAGAACTACACCGGCGACGTCATGAATTTTGAGATGGCCGCGGAAATCGTCGAGGCTGAGCACGGAGTCCGGGTCGCATCCGTCGTGGTCAACGATGATGTCGCTGTTGAGGATTCCCTATATACCGCCGGGCGCCGGGGAGTGGGCCTCACGGTTCTCGTCGAAAAGATCGCTGGCGCCGCGGCTGAGGAAGGCCAAAGCCTCGACGAGGTTGCAGCCATTGCGCAGAAAGTTATCGACACAGGTCGTTCTCTCGGGCTGGCGCTCACCTCCTGCACGGTTCCCGCGCACGGAAAACCGTCCTTCGACCTTCCCGAGGACGAGATTGAAATTGGTATTGGTATCCATGGTGAACCAGGGCGGCATCGGGTACCTCTTGCCCCTGCCCACGACATTGCCGAACAGCTGATAGAACCGGTCCTTGCAGAAATGCCGGATGCCGACCGGGTCATCATGATGGTCAACGGAATGGGTGGCACCCCGCTGTTAGAGCTGTACCTAATGTCCGGCGAAATCGATGCGCTACTGAGCAAACGGGGAATCCACGTCGAGCGCAGCTTGGTGGGTAACTACATCACGAGTCTCGATATGGCGGGGTGCTCCCTCACGGTGCTTCCCGTCAGCGATGAGCTCATTCGCCTATGGGATGCCCCGGTTGAGACCCCAGGAATGCGCTGGGGACGATAA
- the dhaL gene encoding dihydroxyacetone kinase subunit DhaL, which produces MTDTTKHTVGLHEVEAWLRRAADDIDAQASYLTELDAAIGDADHGANMARGFTAVRSLLDQHELSTPGELLKKVGMTLVSTIGGASGPLYGTFFLRAGTSAGSAESLDARAWGAALRAGVEGICQRGKAQAGEKTMLDAWLPALDAMEQQLTVAPDDLAGALESGAEAAASGRDATRNLAATKGRASYLGERSVGHIDPGSASTAILWSTAAETLAPATDAGADTTSPNGSDPEDGQ; this is translated from the coding sequence ATGACCGACACAACTAAGCACACCGTAGGGCTTCACGAGGTGGAGGCATGGCTGCGGCGGGCAGCCGATGACATTGACGCTCAGGCCAGTTACCTCACCGAATTAGACGCTGCGATCGGCGACGCAGATCATGGCGCGAATATGGCCCGAGGTTTTACCGCCGTACGATCCCTGCTCGACCAGCATGAATTGAGCACACCGGGGGAGCTTCTCAAGAAAGTCGGAATGACGCTGGTCTCCACCATCGGTGGGGCGTCGGGCCCGCTGTACGGAACGTTTTTTCTACGCGCCGGAACCAGTGCCGGAAGCGCTGAGAGCCTGGATGCTCGCGCCTGGGGTGCGGCTCTGCGCGCCGGCGTGGAGGGAATCTGCCAGCGGGGTAAGGCCCAAGCAGGAGAGAAAACCATGTTAGATGCTTGGCTGCCCGCACTCGATGCGATGGAGCAGCAACTTACTGTCGCTCCCGATGACCTAGCCGGTGCGTTGGAAAGTGGAGCCGAAGCCGCGGCCAGTGGGCGCGATGCCACCCGCAATCTCGCCGCAACCAAGGGACGTGCTTCTTACCTCGGGGAACGTTCAGTAGGGCACATTGATCCCGGTAGCGCATCGACCGCGATTTTATGGTCAACGGCAGCAGAAACCCTGGCCCCCGCTACCGATGCCGGGGCCGATACAACATCGCCGAACGGTTCTGACCCGGAGGATGGCCAATGA
- the tdh gene encoding L-threonine 3-dehydrogenase, with protein sequence MKALLKSSPAPGLELVDIPEPKVGPGDVKIRVLRAGICGTDLHILAWDTSAQSMCDTVPFTPGHEFYGEVVEIGADVTDVRLGDRVSGEGHVVCGYCRNCRAGRRQMCIRTRSVGVQRDGAFAEYVTIPQHNVWVHEHDGKTEVIPPELGAVFDPLGNAVHTALKFPLIGEDVLVTGAGPIGQMAAAVARHAGARYIAITDVSAHRLEMAKNMGVDLTVDVSQSSIRDAQRRLGLKEGFDIGLEISGQPSAIAEMIENMNHGGKIALLGLPSKDFTLNFGVVITHMLTLQGIYGREMYETWNAVAAMMMTSAHLRGQILATISDVLPASQWARGYEIARSGSGGKVVLDWENI encoded by the coding sequence ATGAAGGCGCTGTTGAAGTCCTCCCCTGCCCCTGGTCTGGAACTCGTGGATATCCCAGAACCTAAGGTCGGACCGGGCGACGTGAAAATCCGTGTGCTGCGGGCAGGTATCTGCGGCACTGATCTGCATATTCTCGCTTGGGACACCTCTGCCCAAAGCATGTGCGACACGGTGCCGTTCACACCGGGCCACGAGTTTTACGGTGAAGTGGTCGAGATCGGCGCCGACGTGACGGATGTTCGGCTCGGGGATCGGGTCTCCGGCGAAGGACACGTAGTGTGCGGATACTGCCGAAACTGCCGTGCAGGCCGCCGCCAGATGTGCATCCGCACTCGCAGCGTAGGGGTGCAACGCGACGGAGCCTTCGCCGAATACGTCACCATTCCCCAGCACAATGTGTGGGTTCACGAACATGACGGAAAAACTGAGGTGATTCCCCCTGAACTCGGCGCCGTTTTCGATCCACTCGGTAATGCAGTCCACACCGCCTTGAAGTTCCCCTTGATCGGGGAAGATGTGCTGGTGACCGGTGCGGGCCCGATCGGTCAAATGGCTGCGGCCGTAGCCCGCCATGCCGGCGCTCGATATATCGCAATCACTGACGTCAGCGCCCACCGCCTGGAGATGGCCAAAAACATGGGTGTGGACCTCACGGTCGACGTGTCGCAAAGCAGTATCCGCGATGCCCAGAGGCGCCTTGGTCTTAAAGAGGGTTTCGACATCGGCTTAGAAATATCGGGGCAGCCCAGTGCCATCGCCGAAATGATAGAGAACATGAACCACGGTGGGAAGATCGCCCTGCTGGGCCTACCTTCTAAGGATTTCACCCTCAATTTCGGGGTGGTGATCACCCATATGCTCACGCTCCAAGGCATTTACGGGCGTGAGATGTATGAAACCTGGAATGCCGTGGCGGCCATGATGATGACAAGCGCTCACTTACGCGGCCAGATCCTCGCGACAATCTCCGATGTCCTTCCAGCCTCACAATGGGCTCGCGGTTATGAAATCGCCCGCTCGGGCAGCGGTGGAAAAGTCGTCCTCGACTGGGAGAATATTTGA
- a CDS encoding helix-turn-helix domain-containing protein yields the protein MNMLTRNPMDSERVGATLRGFRELRGYTTGQFAQTLGISRSHLANIEAGRKRLTNVLLARAANALDIPQIAIMRSEEAPAADIPASSVKQGSAPP from the coding sequence ATGAATATGCTGACTCGCAACCCAATGGACAGCGAACGAGTGGGCGCCACACTCCGCGGGTTCCGAGAGCTACGAGGCTACACAACAGGGCAGTTTGCTCAGACCCTAGGGATATCCAGATCCCATCTCGCCAACATCGAAGCCGGCCGTAAACGCCTCACCAATGTGCTCTTAGCGCGGGCCGCGAACGCGCTCGACATCCCCCAAATTGCCATCATGCGATCCGAGGAGGCCCCAGCAGCTGACATCCCAGCGAGCTCCGTTAAGCAGGGCTCTGCCCCGCCCTAG
- a CDS encoding helix-turn-helix domain-containing protein, with the protein MTDDALKRVGRKVTARRVDLRLSMNALADRAGVTDKTLRSLERGERWPLEVNRAKIEKELGWERGDLARLRDGHEPRLRPQEQELHRVTEETHLSQASDMALLAEIARRLDRARAAGAHNGNGVVPLVKPGTVRPVPPAPTIGAAADEQDRAAMSGTSIRDYLDALSEELGEEPQYGEHGEEPQSGEHGGEPEE; encoded by the coding sequence ATGACTGATGATGCCCTCAAGAGAGTTGGACGTAAAGTAACCGCGCGCCGCGTAGATCTCAGGCTCAGCATGAACGCTCTTGCTGACCGTGCGGGCGTGACCGATAAAACTCTCCGGTCTCTGGAGCGAGGCGAACGCTGGCCACTCGAGGTCAACCGAGCCAAGATTGAAAAGGAACTCGGCTGGGAGCGCGGTGATCTCGCCCGGTTGCGTGACGGTCACGAACCGAGGCTACGACCCCAGGAGCAGGAACTACATCGGGTAACCGAAGAAACACACCTCTCGCAAGCATCGGACATGGCATTGCTTGCTGAGATCGCACGTCGGCTCGATAGAGCGCGTGCTGCCGGTGCACACAATGGAAACGGCGTCGTGCCATTGGTGAAACCGGGCACCGTTCGCCCAGTCCCTCCTGCTCCCACCATTGGTGCTGCGGCAGATGAACAGGATCGTGCGGCGATGTCTGGAACCTCGATCCGTGACTACCTCGATGCCCTATCTGAAGAGCTGGGAGAAGAACCGCAGTACGGCGAGCATGGCGAAGAGCCACAAAGCGGTGAGCATGGAGGAGAACCCGAGGAATGA